In the genome of Equus caballus isolate H_3958 breed thoroughbred chromosome 3, TB-T2T, whole genome shotgun sequence, the window TGAGACGTCCTTAGGGGGGTTGAAAAGCTCCACCACATTGCCAGGAATCTAGAAAGCCACTGTAGGGCTGTGCCCATGTCCAGGACTGTGCAAGCTCACAAAAGGCCTGAGAAGATCCCagctctcacctctggctgaccCAGAGGCTCTGCACAAGCAGGATGTGAAGGCCAAGGCAGAGTTGTCAGCTGCCTGGCTGGGCACTGAAGGTGTGCCCCAACACGCACTCAGAGCCCCTCAGCACAGACGGGAAGACCGACTGGTTCCAGGCATCTAAAGAAATCTCTATCCAgtcattagctgaccactaagctaaccaAGCAGAGACCATGTGGCCACACACAGCAAAGAATGCACGTtacagaattagttcagaaaagcCCCCACCACGACAAACGGCAACAACAATAATGACTGTCTGTGTTAGAGAGAAGAGTCTTCGCGCGTGCAAAGAGCAGCTGCATCCTGTTGGAGGCTCCACCCACGTCGCTCGGTTGTTGAGCTGAAGACTGCATTGTGTAGAGAGTGCATATGGATGCTGGGTGGCAAACGGCTGTGCCGTGCCAGTCAGCAGGGTATCGCCTCAGCGCCAGGCCACCCTTCTCTGCCAGCACGGGATACTGGCTGGCCCTTGCAGACTGCACTGCTCCCCTGCCCGCTGGCATGGCAGCAGGCTCTGCCAGCAGAGGGCCCCAGAGGGAAGTGTCAAGTCTGAACAGTTCATTTCTGGTTTTGGCTGTCTTCAGGAGGTGTGCACTGGAGTAGTGTCACACCTCTCCTCTGGGGGCTCTCCTTCAGCCTACAGGGCCTTTTCCTCTGAGTTTTAGTCTCTTCCTTGTCACGTTTCCCTCCACCCCTTTCTGCAGTTACTACCTTACCTTCCATTAGAGCGCTCTTAGCAGTTAACCACCTTTTGCCTAGTTAACAATTCCTCACACTAAATTTTCCCTGTTCAAATCACTGCTGTGTTTTCTGTCTCCTGgctggaccctgactgatatagCCTGGTTTTGTGCACAGCAAGACACTGAAGCTACTGTTACCACGGAGAAGACCTCAGAGTAACTGAGGACATCCAACTACTCAACATTCCACGACCACTAGCATCTCCCCAGTTCCCTTTCCTATTGCCTCTTCCTCTGCTCATTCCTGGGCATTTCCTTCATCCCTTCCTGGCCTGTCCTCTGCTCATCCTGACAAGCCTCCAGCCAGTTCAGGCAAGGCCAGGAGGGACACCAGGAGACCCACCTCACGACCTCTGGAAGCTTCTGCCAGTCCAACAAGGGATGCTCATAGACTAAGCTCATAACACAGGGGAACCCGTATAGCAAAGTAAAAAGCAACTGATAAATTTCAGAGAGATTATAGCAAGAACCCAATGAAACACAATTCATTACTACTTATTTTCAGATAAATTGTGTCCCATCACACTGCAAAAGGAATTACAGGTCATACAAACTAATGTAGGAGGTGACATGGAGCCCTAAGTTTGTCTTAGTCTCAGCACTTATTTGCCACTTGACTGTGGGCTAGTCATTTAATATGCATAAACTTACTTTCCTtctcagtaaaatgaaaataaacatactCGGCCTGATGAGCTCCCAGAATCCCCACCCAGGCCCAACAAGGAACAGAGCTCACTGTGAACCAGTGACTGCCCCACTGCAGCGCTCCAGCACCAGACGTGCCAGCTCCATCACAGGACTCCATCCTCTTGTTGCAGTGCAACAGCAGCCAATACctacattttcacatttttgttcaAGGTGCAAGAACATTAGAAAGAAGCCAAAGATCCTCAGAAATGTCATCAATcggtctttgacaaaggagcaaagacaatacaatggagcaaagacagtcttttctaTAAACAGTGTTGGAGCATCTACATCCAAAAAACGAATCTAGACGCAGACCTTACACTCTTcataaaaactaactcaaaatggatcatagacctaaatgtaaaataaaaaattacaaaactcctagaagataacacaggagaaaaactagatgatcttgggtttggtgatgccttatttttatttttttattttttatgtttttgaggaagattagccctgagctaacatctgccaccaatcttcctctttttgccgaggaagactggccctgagctcacatccgtgcccatcttcctctactttatatgtaggatgcctaccacagcatagctttgccaagcagtgccatgtccacacccgggatccgaaccggtgaaccccgggctgccaaagcagaacgtagGTGAAGCCTTTTTAGATACAAccccaaaggcacaatccatgaaagaattgataagctggacttcattaaaattaaaagcttctgctctgAGAAACATAATATCAagggaatgagaagacaagccacagaatgggagaaaaagtTTGTAAAAGACATGTCCGATAAAGGACTGTTACctaaaatgtacaaagaactcttaaaactcaacaataagaaaacaaacaatctgattaaaaatagtccaaagatcttaacagacatctcaccaaaaaaaatatacagatgataagtaagcacatgaaaagatgttcaacatcatttgtcaccagggaagtgcaaattaaaacaacagtgagataccactacacacctctTGGAATGGCAAAAATAcagaacactgacaccaccattgctggtgggaatgcaaaatggcatgGCTACTTCGGAAGACAGTTTGACGGTTTCccataaaactaaacatacttttaccatcATCCAGCAATCCTGCTCCTTGGCATTTATCCAAAAGAGCTAAAAACTTAGGCCCACACAAAACCCTGCAGACAGAtgtttaaagcagctttattcataactgccaaaacctggaagcaaccaagatatccttcagtagatgaatggataaataaactgtgatacatccagacaatggactattattcagcactaaaaagaaatgaattatcaagCCATGAACAGACacggaggaactttaaatgcatgttactacaGGAAAGCAGCCAATGTGAacaggctacacactgtatgattccaactatatgacattctggaaaaggcaaactatggaggcagtaaaaagatcagtggtccAGGCTGGGGTAGGTGGGAGGGGAGATGAATAGGTGgagaacagaggatttttagggcagtgaaactactctgtatgataccataatgatggatacatgtcattataaatttgtccaaacccataggaCATAaagcaccaagagtgaaccctaatggaagccatggactttgggtgattgattatgatgtgtcaatggaggttcatcaattgtaacaaatacaccactctggtgggggttGTTAATAGTTGAGGAAGCTGTACATGTTTGAGAGCAGAGGGTATGTGGAAAATAGCTGTTCCTTCCTCCCAGTTTTATTGTAAAgctaaaagtgctctaaaaaaattaagtctttaaaaaaaacaagcagccCAAGGTCTGAATCATGACCCTGCTTAATCCTGACTGTTAAACCTTagataagtcacttaacctctccaggACTGGTCACTTCACACTTGTAGACTAGGGACCACAGCATCCCCGTCTCTCAGGTTTCCTGAGGTCAGAACCCCACTATATAATCTAAGACAGCATAGTGCTCTACAGTGCATATACATAGGGCACTTCCAACTCAATGAGAATGGATACAAAGTTGCACCACAGTCCACAAAGAACCATACAAACACCATTGATTTCTATCAATGTCATTGTTCACTTACACACTGGCAATGGAGAAAATCCATTTGTAGGATACGCATTCCAAGAGATGGTGATTTTCCCAATTTCGAATAATATTTTAGCCACATTCCAgggccttccctccccagctccagccccacccaAGAGGGAAGCCCAGGCTGAAGCTCCTGCCCACACTACAGGTGGgcccagggggcaggggcaggagcacTACCCTAAGAATCCAGCCTGCTGCAGTTCAGACCACAGGACAAGAGGAGGGGAGGCCACACAACTGCAGAACTCCCACCAGCAAGTCAGCTGAGGAACTGAGTTGGAAACCCATATGACTACAACTATGTTTATACAAACAAAAATCTGTACTTAACAGATATCAAAATGTTACCCATGGTCACTTCGGGGAGGTAAAACTACAGGAGATCTGTCCTTTCCCCCAagcttaaattttctttaatgtgttttataatgaaaaatagtAAGACTTGGGAAGGAGATGGATCTTGAACACAACATTCATTAAACACTACCGCCCCACAGCTTTCCAGCCCTAACCAGCCAGCGACTTTTAGAGGGTTTTCTCATGAGATTTTTCAGCTATCGAGAACAAAAATGTGaacaaacatattttgaaaaggtCTTTTAACACTGTGAAAGTCCTCTGAGGAAAGTTCCTTTGAAACAAGCCAGGCTAAGTGCCATCCTCTTCTCACCCAGCCACAGACCCTCCCGGTTCCAAACGGAGCATCACACCACTTCGCAGCTGCACCGCCAGCACCGCTGGCCCAGCCCTTCTGCTAAGCAGAGTCCTTCATAGTGATTCCTTACCTCCAGCTCCAAATTGAGCCCTTGTGTGGGCAGACACACATCCCAAAGGGACACTGAAGGACCTGGGGATTTTAGAGCCGCGCTACACCAAGCATGGCCCCCTAACTGTTTGATATTCGTCCTCAATGATCAAGGAGCTTGAGCCACTAGCCACTGTTGAATTCGGCTGGCGTTTTTCCGTAGCAGGATTTCTTGATGAAGGAAACAGTACAAGGATCAACACCACGGTGAAGCTCCCCATCCTGAAGTGAACAGTCTCCGTGTCTCAAGAATTTTCTCACCTCAGACCCTGGGATGAAGACTCTGGGGccagagataaaacagacttcaAAGAAGCTGCAGGGACAGAACCTCCCAGGCACCGCAGTCagaaagggcaggaaggagggaggagggtctcATGCCGGGCTGTAAGAAGTCAACGGCCCTTCTGCTACCACCTGTCCTGCCCAGATGTCCTGCCCAGGACCCGCCAAGAGAGccggcagggccagggccagtgCTGGGGCTGAGAGCCCAGAGGGCTCCTGGGCAAGACACAGCCTGCAGCACAGGAGCAAAGCAAACGTCCTGTGACAGCCGAGAGAGGCCACAGGGCAGCCAGAGGAGGCTGGGACAGAGAACTTAGCATTAATGTGCCACCATTGCATCAGTAATTGACTAAGTTATAAAATCAAGCTCAATTTTGCTGAACCACTCCTAACAGGCTTACCTTTTTGTCTTCCTTAGTCTTTCTAACATTTCGATGCGGACCAAAAATGTTTTGCATCCCAAAAGCCTTCCTGGACCAGTCCCTTTTCTGGGCACTCAGCAGGGGCTGCGCCAAGCTGCCCTCCACCCTGTAGCGGTCCGCGGGAATCTTGCTCATAGGAGGGGGCAGTGTGCCACAGTTGACACTGGACCACCCGTCGGTGGAGTCCGTGTAAGACTCCTGGTCGCTGGCGTGTCCACACTGCCACTCCTGCAGAACGTGAACTGGAAGCCACCGCTGGCCAAAACCACCACCAGGGCCCACAGCACCCCTCTTGGAAGGAGGAACTGAATTCCGCAAGGAGGCCGGGGGGACCTCCACGTGAGAGGCGGGCCCTAAATGCTTAGTGAAGTCCCGACACCTGTCACCCTGTGAGGCAGCTTCAAACAGGGGTCCCCCTTCAGGGTCATGGGAGAAGGCCCCGTTCCAGGGGGcgccccagggctgggagcccctgccacccactccctcccaggtgctgctgctggcGCCATGCCTGCCCGAGCTGGCGCCCAGGTCGACAACGAGCACCCGGCTGCTCTTTTCTTCCTGGTTGAAATTTCCAATGCCGCTGTCACTGTTGCTGCTGGTGCTAGTGTTCTGATGGGCATCTGCATCCCCATCCACAAAGGCCCGGGCCCGTACCCCCTCAATCAGCTCGCCCATGTCTCTGTACAGCACAGAGATGAACTggaggacagggagagaggacgcCGGGAATTCAAGGCAGCCATTGGTGTCAGGGTCAGCCGTGCACTCAAACCCAAACCGCCGAGCAATGCCCTGATGGATCTTGTGATTGAACAAATCTGGATCCACCATAAACACGTGGCAGGAAGTCCGCAAGACACCTTCATCCTCCTGTGCCAGGCTCCCATCATCACTCGTCTGCATGGTCACAAGCCCAAAAAACCTCCTGTCATCTGGGCACACAGCGCTGAATGCCAGCTTCTCGGCTGGGTACTCGGCCAGGACAGCAGCTTTGTCGGTGCAGAGCTGCACGCAGTCATGCATGATCTTCATGGTCACCAGAGAATGGATCTTCTGCTCTGCCCGCAGGCGCCGGAGGCAGCCACGGATGGCCTGTAAACTGTCAGACTCCAGGTTGCAGCTTGTGGAAGGAAGTTCAATAGAACCTAAGTAGCCTACGACCATGGCAACATTTAAAATACTTGCATCTAATCCAAAATCTTCATGATTCTCTAGTCCAATAGTGAAAACCGAATCATCGTTAATAACTTTTGCTATTTCCTCTTTAGAAAGCAGGTTGGAAGTCCGATTATTTATACATTCATGCCCAAGGTCAAATCGTGCAGCGGCCGACTCTGAAAGGGATCTTTGTTTCAATTTCAAGGGCTCTGAACTGCTTGCACAAAGACTAGGATTTTCAAAGATCATATTGAAAATTCCACCAGACTGCATTTCTTCAACGACTCTCTCTGCTCTATTGATACCTAATGCTTTAGAATCAAGTTTGGGCCTCAGCCAGCCTTTTCCTTCATAAAATCCAACTTCTTCATCACTGGAGCAGGACTCTAAGTGGCTGATGCCTTCACCAATCACCATGTGTAGGACACCAGAACATTTCCCAATCAATTTCACTACATCTTCATGGGACGCTTTCTTCACATTGATTTCATTGACAGCAAATATCTGATCTCCAGCGCGGAGGCCCACAAAATCCGCAGGGCTCCCTCTCATGACACAGCTGAGCACACAAGGAGCCTGACCAGAAAGGGTGAATCCGTACCCTGCTCTTCCTCGGGCCACCTCCACACTCCTCATGCGAGGGGGCGCCGTCCCGTGCAGCGGGCGCTCTGCCGTGTCCCCTGCTCTATACATCTCGATGTGCTTCTAAGACGAGGAGCATAGTTCACTATTCCAGGGGATCCATAGTTCAGGGAAAACTTGATGCTAccatattttttcttgaaatagtgccctaaggaagaaaaatgaacagctCATTATTGAAAAGCCCATATTTCTTTTACTTACTGGTATTACGTAAACATAAAAAGATAATTCATAACAAAAACCATCACAGAAAGAGTCTCTAGTTACCacataaatgttaaatgaaagagaAGCAGTAAATCTTAAAGTCAGGCTAAGAATTTCCTTCCAAAGTAGAAAACACTGCTCTCTCAGAGCCTAATCCTGCCTTGTGTTTGAGGAATACAGGACTCCAGCAGAATCTGCCTCCTGGCACTCTTCTCCTCCCTGACTGGATGGAAAAAGAAGAGACCTCGAAACCCTaactactcaaagtgtggtccgagGACTAGCAGCCCAGCATCCTGGGGGGCTCTCAGGCTCCTCCACAGATCCAATGCATCCAAGTCTGCATTTAATGGAGGGGCAGAGTCAGAGTGAAAAGCAGTCCTGGCTACAGACATAGGGATGCCTGATCCAGCTCCATCTTTGATCGCAAGCCCCCTCCACGAGAAGTTTTCCCTCAGGATAGGAAGTCAGCTTATATTCTCTCATATTCTGTGCGCCCCACTAATTTATTTTGAACAAGGTACTGATgccggccctgatatcagttccctcACATTAATCCCAGAatatgtggggttaaaaccaaagcactctttccctgcttactccccaGCTCCCCggctccagaatccaccatccaccatggagacaaacTCCTGGATTCCTTaacatcccctcctcctccctgcaaagtGTCCCAAGGCCAAACACagtctggtgggaaagctccaaccagcaaggccactgacttcCCTCGcctctctacaagcagccacattgctcacaaacctttaaaacccctcgcCTCCCCTTTCAGGGAGAGGagataaaacaagacaaatttgagggctcaatctcatctcccagctgatgtcacctgaaataaaaaccctttccctgccataagcctggtgttccagtttttatttggcccctcttgtatGGTGGGTAAAGAAACTGTTTGTATGCGGTAACAATCTGGGGAGCCAGCCAGCAGGCTCCTGCCCGTGGCTCCGTGGCCCCAGGCCaactgggatttcctgggaagcagtcgGGCAGCTGCCTAGGTGATTTGCCCTAGGGACTGTCCCCAGTACTTTCCGTCTAGCCCGGCACCGCTGACCCTAGGCGCACTCTCTTATGGCAAGGAAACAGGCtctagatttgtgtgtgtgtttgtttgtttctttgttcatcCTGGTGAGTCGACGGACTCTGAAATAGGGTAAGTCGCCTCGGGGACGCCTGtgaacttccttcccctcctctggggTCCCTTCCATTCATGGAGAGGCTATCTGGGGTACTTTCCCTTCATGGAGGGGCCATCTGGGGTACTTTTCCTTCATGGAGGGGCCATCTGGGGTACTTTCCCTTCATGGAGGGGCCATCTGGGGTACTTTTCCTTCATGGAGGGGCCATCTGGGGTACATTCCCTTCATGGAGGGGCCATCTGGGCGTACATTCAGAGTGGGAATAGTTGTAAGACATTCTACCCTCAATCTGGGAACCGGTTCACTGGTGTCTGGTTTTTCTGTCtgggtctgtatgtctgtctgtctctatgtACTGGAATGGGAAACATGCTGTCTGTCCCCAAGCAGAGCCCATTGGGGTTAATTCTGAGTAGATGGTCTAATTATAAGCCAATGTCTAAAaggtatgattttcttttgtaacacatggccacaatattctttaaactCTGGAGAGAATATGGCCAAACAATGGATCCTTAAGTTGGaaaatttttagagagctcttttcgtaaacagctgttttattggtacctatgaaaaggccaaattaaaaggaaaatacaatgactagtcttaagaacttaacCAAACTTGGAGTCTCAGCTTGTTATGGTTtcacagatgctaatgaaaacattaagttaacaaacagaaatcaaaaaggaaagagacaCAGGACTCATCCCCACAGGATGAAAATCTTTAACtagttattaaaaaggaaaatgaggtaaatagaacagacataaataaagttaaaagaaaggTTTTATTAAAACACTGGCTAAGGTTGAATGGGCTAAAGGGTACCCCCATTTTAGCCCCCCAACATTAAAAGACATCAAACCTGTTTTATTCACCCCAgtttaacaaaatttaataaGTCAGGAGGCtaaaatcacagtgagaaacctgaccaacGATTGTTTGAGGCAACAGTTAGGTTGCTAAAGttggtaaaactataaaaattaaagtgtttaagctaatattatataaagaggttatgtcaactttgcctggattTTTTTTGGGAATAGATGTTATGTCTACCTGGGGATGCTCCCCCAACACAATGCTGTAATACTAAAACTTGTTAACAGAATTCTAATGTAAGTTATAATTAGAAGTATACGTTGGAAACATTAAAGGTTTGTAAAAACTGGTATATTTAAATGGGCTTTATATAAAATGATTACATCTCTTCTGTCTTATTGTATTATAGATTACCTTGTGGGGATAAACATTGTGTCTCATTAGGGTAGGTTTCCCCTCCCTGATATTGTAAAAGCATAAGAAATCCACCCTTCAGCCGATGTTAATTAAGCATGCTAAAggagatctcactttaaaatggccaaaatggggCAATTTCAGTTTACCCAAACTGATGTAAGCAATTGGAAAAAGCCAGCCACAACAATGGGAAGCTTGTTTTAATCTTTTgtggcttctaaataaaatcagaaatactttactgcctctttaagagaaaataattaaatacttaaACATGCCAGCGCCTGAAGCCAAATCTGCTGCTTCTCTCTATTCTCTGAGATGCGCCACTTCAACTCCCCTGAAACTCCTGATCTAAAATTAAACAcgcaaaaataagtaaactttgaGACAACTTGGAATCATAATGGCCATTCTGGGGAACCTCTGTTTCAGATGAGTCCACCTTAGGGGTCATccttaaaagagaggattcaaaaccTCTCACAATGGAACTCAGTCTTTAATTAATATACAGAATcttctaaaagacaaagttatttaacatgatataaaatgacctttggtaaataaaagtCTGTTTAAGTTTGCAGGCTTGAtttaaaataggcatgtcctcAAAGTTATCAGCATTAGATACAATGCAGACacacagcctgggtttactggtcaaaGGAGGTCATATTCTCTCTGCTACAAAATTCGTCAGCAAGAgtaataacttaaaataatagCTGTTTTTGcttaatgtctcatgaggttttcgCAGacgatctaaatataattgttaagaccatgtaaactaaataaatgtaaaaggacaaGTGTTTTTGGAGAAACTTTTTAATAGTTATGTGttatgatgtatgtacttaaaacaacttaagTGACGGCTCACTGCTTTGGTGTCACACAGTGTCTTTGAGAGTAATCTAACATGATTGCTAAAACAAATAGTTTAAATAGATGAAAATGGGTAAAAGTGTCTGAGTAAAGTAACTGCGTTTTGTGGTCTGTATACTTAAAAAACAcagcttccaaaatttttttggaaacaaactttatagttttactaagttaagttaaatgacaaAACCTGTTGAATATCTGGTCATTTCTGGATAggatagaacactgaaacattattgctgaaCATGTCTaactacttttggcttcttattacagaaaatCTAAAacatgtttgggtctattagcaTACACACCTTGTGTTTTATTACTATAGAGTAACATTTCCAAAAATTATAGAAGGTAATTGTAAATTtgtcaagccacagaatgctaacgtaaagaaaagtttataattgcttagttggtttttacttagaaattaaggtttctaagggttaaagattctaattaacatatataattaaagctattaaaaattaataagaaaaaaaatctttgcattcaaggaaagtaaaatgtatgttttcagtaaaaacgtataaaaaataaaagtatttttgctttttgggtgaaaaaaagataaatttgtcctaatgtactaaaagggaagaaagggaaactgggacaaattctgaatgtaaaaagtaaGTAACAAAAGGTTTAGAAAAGCAAAACCCTGAGGAGTTTTATGTacggtcaagttggctaagattaaaataaatttactggggccggctctgtggtcgagtggttaagtttgcgcgctccgctgcggcggcccagggttcggatcctgggcgcggacatggcactgctcgtcaggccatgttgaggcagcatcccacatcccacaactagaaggacatgcaactaagatgtacaactatgtacaggagataaaagcagaaaaaaaagaaaagaaaagaaaagattggcaacagttgttagcccaggtgccaatctttaaaataaataaataaataaataaataaatttacttaagtaaataaatttaaatgtcaaaagtaaactggtacaaaattaaaacttggtcttatctttcttaaaaagataacTTTCCTAAACTTTTAGTCTgcttgtggtaaaaaaaaaaaaattataaaagattttttttctttaaataatctaCCAAAAGGAtaaggattttatgttttatcaaaattaatttcctacATTGTTTTTGTCAGGTCCTTAATCACAGATGCTGAGGTTTTTCTCACAACTATTTAATTCTCTGCATTTGCCTAAAATTCTTTAACTGTCACCATGGTTAAAGGGATAATTAAACATTGCTTCATGGGGACCTATCATATTatatgggtaaatgttattgatgtaaatgttttaaaaattgtataacattactaaaattctaatctgtcctggttatcagtcataattctggTTATTTTAAAGCATTACATGTCACAGAAATAgtcaagtttctttgtcaattgccatttttaaatagttgcttATTTATAGACGGTTGTTTTACCCTGATGCTTTTAcaagtatgttttattttcagaaaagttcatggaaaggactctgacgtTCACTCTAGAATACAGCTTTCTGATAAAcgttcagattgtaaaactaaactgggtaagaaattacagaactctaacagagaaactcaTGCCTTCAtaaaactgctgacagaagattaagatcaagaaccaactACACGGGACTAAATAAACTGATGagaataattagaatttttatgacttcttgtttaaaatattgcttatttttttaatgttttgtgttttgttttctcagatttaagaaaatcttttcttcctttcccttatgctaactatgacttatatcaatttgatgaaattatacatttgtaaataaaactgcaccatttatctttttctccttaccttatccctccagaatttggaaattcTTAGTGAGTAAATATTCTTATTTCCATGGCTCTATAATTGTTTGTATAAGTTCAacaagaatctgttcttcttataacaggacacaattggaaacactggttataataccaaggctttgactggaatgtcatatttgagagaaatataCAGACTTGGATATGACCAGACAGCATTTGAGGAACAAAGGTTGACTTTctgaaataaagccacttggaaatattggcctggtaccttgctcaTGGGTTCCCAAGAATCTGGTAAGGTTGAGTAAAGAAtgtcactccctctggcagatacaaggaacctcaatattttttttttctgaggaagattagccctgagctaacttctgccaatcctcctcttttttgctgaggaagactggccctgagctaacatccatgcccatcttcctctactttatatgtgggacgcctgccacagcatggctttgccaagcagtaccatgtccacacccaggatctgtaccagcaaaccccgggctgccaaaatggaatgtgtgaacttaaccgctgcgtcactggGCAGGACCCtggaacctcaatattttggggacctcGTGAAGGGAGGAAtgcacccaaatctgtaggtattgcaggctGAATCTGATGACAAGTTTTGGTCTGGGTTTCCTTGCCTCGAGaagcctttaaagttcaatctgagagtCCTtgtaaaaagttccagcaaagcagatttaaaagagcctatatgaccaattgctattcttgctgtacttatgtataTAACTgggccaaatttattaaaactagacttattttgtaaaccagttagtcttaatttggctatgtttggtaaaattgagggtgattttagagaaaaattatgtttcaataaaaactataatacacattcatggatattag includes:
- the RGS12 gene encoding regulator of G-protein signaling 12 isoform X2 → MYRAGDTAERPLHGTAPPRMRSVEVARGRAGYGFTLSGQAPCVLSCVMRGSPADFVGLRAGDQIFAVNEINVKKASHEDVVKLIGKCSGVLHMVIGEGISHLESCSSDEEVGFYEGKGWLRPKLDSKALGINRAERVVEEMQSGGIFNMIFENPSLCASSSEPLKLKQRSLSESAAARFDLGHECINNRTSNLLSKEEIAKVINDDSVFTIGLENHEDFGLDASILNVAMVVGYLGSIELPSTSCNLESDSLQAIRGCLRRLRAEQKIHSLVTMKIMHDCVQLCTDKAAVLAEYPAEKLAFSAVCPDDRRFFGLVTMQTSDDGSLAQEDEGVLRTSCHVFMVDPDLFNHKIHQGIARRFGFECTADPDTNGCLEFPASSLPVLQFISVLYRDMGELIEGVRARAFVDGDADAHQNTSTSSNSDSGIGNFNQEEKSSRVLVVDLGASSGRHGASSSTWEGVGGRGSQPWGAPWNGAFSHDPEGGPLFEAASQGDRCRDFTKHLGPASHVEVPPASLRNSVPPSKRGAVGPGGGFGQRWLPVHVLQEWQCGHASDQESYTDSTDGWSSVNCGTLPPPMSKIPADRYRVEGSLAQPLLSAQKRDWSRKAFGMQNIFGPHRNVRKTKEDKKGSKFGRGIGLPQTSQRTSARRSFGRSKRFSITRSLDDLESATVSDGELNGADLKDCVSNHSLSSNASLPSVQSCRRLRERRVASWAVSFERLLQDPLGVRYFSDFLRKEFSEENILFWQACEYFNHVPAHDKKELSYRAREIFSKFLCSKATTPVNIDSQAQLADDILSAPHPDMFKEQQLQIFNLMKFDSYTRFLKSQLYQECILAEVEGRSLPDSQQVPSSPASKHSISSDHSNVSTPKKLSGKSKSGRSLNEELGDEDSEKKRKGAFFSWSRTRSTGRSQKKKDHSDHPNDPLHANGGLGRRESQGSVSSAGSLDLSEACRTSAPERDKAAKHCCIQLPDGTSCVVLVKAGLSIKEVLSGLCERHGINGAAVDLFLVGGDKPLVLHQDSSILESRDLRLEKRTLFRLDLVPINRSVGLKAKPTKPVTEVLRPVVAKYGLHLSELVARLSGEKEPLDLGAPISSLDGQRVILEERDPSRGKVSTDKQKSAAVKQNIAVNASSRNHSATSFLSSFPKLRATEQTTSAGC